One Brassica napus cultivar Da-Ae chromosome A1, Da-Ae, whole genome shotgun sequence genomic region harbors:
- the LOC106431042 gene encoding aquaporin NIP1-2, translating to MADISGNGHGDAREGAVVVNINEEHEHQQHKEAIHISKPMKKQDSLLSISVPFLQKLMAEILGTYFLIFAGCASVAVNAQHDKAVTLPGIAIVWGLTVMVLVYSLGHISGAHFNPAVTIAFASSGRFPLKQVPAYVISQVIGSTLAAATLRLLFGLDQDVCSGKHDVFVGTLPAGSDLQSFVIEFIITFYLMFIISGVATDNRAIGELAGLAVGSTVLLNVIIAGPVSGASMNPGRSLGPAMVYNCYKGIWIYIASPILGAVAGAWVYNTVRYTDKPLREITKSGSFLKALQNSSSR from the exons ATGGCGGATATATCGGGAAATGGCCACGGCGACGCCAGAGAAGGAGCGGTGGTGGTGAACATCAATGAAGAACACGAACATCAACAACATAAAGAAGCTATTCACATCTCAAAACCCATGAAGAAACAAGACTCTCTCCTCTCAATCTCTGTCCCTTTCTTACAAAAG TTGATGGCTGAGATTTTGGGAACCTACTTCTTGATATTTGCTGGTTGTGCATCGGTGGCTGTGAACGCCCAACACGACAAAGCCGTGACTCTTCCAGGGATCGCCATCGTTTGGGGACTCACCGTCATGGTTCTTGTTTACTCTCTTGGTCACATCTCCGGCGCTCATTTCAATCCGGCCGTCACAATAGCATTCGCTTCTTCCGGCCGTTTCCCTCTGAAACAG gtcCCTGCTTATGTGATATCGCAAGTGATCGGATCGACGCTTGCCGCGGCGACTTTGCGGCTGTTGTTCGGACTTGATCAAGACGTTTGCAGTGGGAAACATGACGTGTTCGTTGGAACATTGCCGGCGGGATCAGATTTACAGTCGTTTGTAATAGAGTTTATCATCACTTTCTACCTAATGTTCATCATTTCCGGCGTCGCCACCGATAATAGAGCG ATTGGAGAACTTGCCGGACTAGCAGTAGGGTCTACTGTGCTACTTAACGTGATAATTGCCGG ACCGGTATCGGGAGCTTCGATGAATCCTGGAAGGAGTTTGGGACCTGCAATGGTATACAATTGCTACAAAGGAATATGGATATACATAGCGTCTCCAATTCTTGGTGCGGTTGCGGGTGCATGGGTTTACAACACGGTTAGATATACCGATAAACCGCTGCGTGAAATTACTAAAAGCGGCTCCTTTTTAAAAGCTTTGCAAAACAGTAGCTCTCGTTAA